Below is a window of Rattus rattus isolate New Zealand chromosome X, Rrattus_CSIRO_v1, whole genome shotgun sequence DNA.
GGTTATGACTGGAGCCTTAGTTTTCCCATATGGTAAATGGGGACACTGTATTGACAGCTGGCTGGCTGTAAGGATGGATCTAGGGTTGCTTAGGTTGGAGCCAACCTGATCAGGATCTTCTTAAGGTCCTTCTAGAGCCTGACAGTACTCCTGTGCCTTGTCCCATAGGCTTTCACTGACCTATGAACCACTCTTTGGTGCAACAGTGACATTCAAGTAAGTTCTGTTGGCTGAAGTTTGGCTGGGCTGGTGTGTCTTCACTCTATTTTGTTCATCTGACATCTCTgcaacccccacctcccaggtTCATTCTGGCTAGTCGCTTCTACCCAGTATCTGCCCGATATTGGTTTACCATGGAACGACTTGAAATCCACAGCAATGGCTCTGTTGCCCATTTCAATGTTTCCCAAGTCACAGGACCTAGTATCTATTCTTTCCACTGTGAGTACGTCAGCAGTCTGAGCAAGAAAGGCAGTCTCCTTGTGACCAACGTGCCCTCCCTCTGGCAGATGACTCTTCATAACTTCCAGGTATTGAAAGGGTGATGGGCCCCAAGCTGGTGGCAATAAGGGGCGGGAAAAAGGGCCCAGAGAATCTCTGCATGGTTTGAGCATGTAGCCAAGAGAGTTCCATCCTTGTATAGTCTCTGAAGGTATAACTATTCATTGATTCCAGCATTCCAGCACTGAACTGTTTGTAGAACCTTGTGGTCCCATCTGATCCATGTCTATGTATCTCCTAGATCCAAGCCTTCAATGTGACTGGTGAACAGTTCTCCTATGCTAGCGACTGTGCTGGCTTCTTCTCTCCGGGCATCTGGATGGGGCTGCTCACCACCCTCTTCATGCTTTTCATATTCACCTATGGTCTGCACATGATACTCAGCCTAAAGACCATGGATCGCTTTGATGACCACAAGGGCCCCACCATCACTTTGACCCAGATTGTGTGACATATACCAGAGAGGGATTGAGGGAGTATTGGTGTCTAGGTTTCTATTTTGTGACACAGTGGATGGAAAGGTTTGTCCTCTTCCTACTATAGCATGAACCCTACATACACCACCCTCAACCTGTCTTGCTTCCTCTTTCCTGGACAGGGACTTCCCTGAGGCTATCCCCCACTTCTACCAACAAAGTGTATTCTTCATAGATAAATCTTCCAGGCTTCATCAAGAGGGGAAGGGACCTTAATTCTAGGgtccccccctttccctttctccttattTATTCTTGCCCCTCTGCTATTATTTCGTGTTGTTTATAGTGCTTTTGTGTAGTAAATACTCACTCCCCAAGCTTTATGGAGCTTTCCAGCAATAGCCATGAACTTGAGGTCCCTTAATTTGAGAGGTGTGGAAAGGCTAGTTAACTGTCCAGCTTAGcctttatgggtttttttttggcgGGTGGGGGTTAAGAATGAGCGGTACACTGGGGTTTATTTCTGTGAcctgagaaggaagaaatcaCCACGAGAACTGGAGAACAAAGTGTGCTCATTGGGTTTCTGGTTTGTTCTCACAAGGATTGCCTGTCAAGAAGCCagaagtatgtgtgtgggtgtgggtgggtgtgtggggggtgctcTGTTGTTTCATTCCTAATAAAATAAAGACGTGTTGCCATGTGTTGGGCTCCAGCCACTTATTTCTACACTGGACAAGTAGATTTGTTCTTGACTGAAGGGAAGAACTGCTTAGATGTAGTCCTGTCAggcaaaagaaatgagagaggaagggtgggaggggtCTTTGGTAAGCCGATACCTTACAAGCCGGAGAAGAGGGGCTTGTTACTTTTCCTCGCCATGGGAGGAATCCTGACAATGGTAGCTCTCCCAGCGCTAGGGCCAGCTGCAACAACACACTTCAGGGCTTCCAtgcctttctgtttctcccaGGGGGCGGTACGGGAGcgcgcggggcggggcggggcgcgcGCAGCTCCCGCGCAAGGATCCTTCGGTAGACGTAGCACCTGCCGCCGGCCTGCCCCGCCCCGTATTTCTCTGGGCTCACGGAGAGCCGCGTTAACCCCTGCAATCATTCTGGTGCTGGGACCCAGGTGCCAGAACCCCTCCTAGAAAACAAGCGAGGAAATGGTGGCTTTGGTTGGGCGTGGCTTggccagaggagggagagggactcATTGACGCTGCGTAGGGATCGGGAGACGACCGATAGACGCCATCTTTGGTTCAgtgcggcggcagcggcggcggcggcagcagcaacagcaacactAGAGGCAGTGGTAGCAGCTGctgaggtgaaggaggaggaggagaagaagagcgGGCGCTGGTACCAAGGCCTGACCATGGATGAGGAATACGATGTGATTGTGCTGGGGACAGGTCTTACCGTAAGTGCCACCTCAGGCGCTCGTAGCCCTGCATCATGCCATCCCCCACCCCGCAGTGATGCAGAGTCCGGGTTACCCGACCCATCCTCCCATCATTGCGTTCCTGCCTCCAGCCCTGGAAAAGCCCATGCCCACCCCACTACCTCATCCTAGAGTGTTGATGCCAGTTCGCAATTCTTCGTAGAGGGCCCCACTTTGGCCAGTATTCCAGCACCCTAGATCTTAACCACGGACCCCTCATCTTCCCTATCTGTGTCACTGAGGTGGAAAACtcacccccctcacacacactggaCTCGTTGCATCCAACCCCACCCTTCGCCTGCACTCATCACCTGCTCAAGTCATTGATTAGCATCTTTTACCATCTTGTGATCACACTAGGGCATGAAGTATGAAGATACAGATATGGGGGCTTTTCAAGGGTGGGCCCtcatcctgcctctctgccttttggGAGGGATAGGGAACCCATGGAATGTTCCAGAAACAgcgggagtgagtgagtgagtgtgtgtgtgtgtgtggtgtgtgtgtagggagggggTGTTAGTGACCGCGTTCCCTCTACCCCAATTCGGTTTCCCATGGAGACCTCAGCCTTTGTCCTTGGGTTAGTGACAGTGACTGGTGAGAGTGTCCGTGTCCCCGtcgtcccctccctcccctccccaccccctgcacaaATCTTTTTCGTTTGAACCCTGAGCCTAGAGCAGTGGATACACAGCCAGAAGAGAGTCAGGGGCTCCTGCCCTTAAAAGGAGGAGCAGGGTGGAGCCTGGGATTTCAAGGACTTGGCCTTATCTTTCAAAGAGCCTTTGAATTGTTTCTTCTGTAGGCTCATTGTCTTGTCTTTTTGTGAGCTCAGAGCAGGTAGATACTTTTGGCTTGTTGATGCTAGAAGAACTGTAAGTTCTGTCCCCCAAGCCTCCTTTAATGCTCTAGTAGTTTACTCAGCAGGGTTATAAAGGAAACGTCATATGAAGCTATCTTCCCCTCCCCAGTTTTAGGCACTGGAAAGAGGCAGGACTTTGCATTATGAATTTTGTAGTGGGCATGAGGCAGGGACAAATCAGAGATGCTCGTTGGAGGGTAGATGAGGTATAGCTGCCAATGCCACTCTTTCCCCAGGAATGCATCCTGTCTGGCATCATGTCTGTGAATGGAAAGAAGGTGTTGCACATGGACCGAAACCCCTACTATGGGGGTGAGAGCTCTTCCATCACACCCCTTGAGGAGGTAAGATTTCTTATTCTCAGACTTGGGCTTAGACCCAGACCCCTTGTTAGTCTCCCACATAGGTGTAAAGGGAGGAAGTAGTTCTCAGGTCCCAGGcaggagagtggggaagggaagctAGTCcttgacatttgtctttctttcctgtcctgcTTACAGCTATATAAGCGCTTTCAGTTGCTGGAAGGGCCCCCTGAATCAATGGGCCGGGGCCGAGACTGGAATGTTGACTTGATCCCCAAATTCCTCATGGCCAATGGTGAGGGAGATTAAAAAGGGCGATGGGGGTGGCGAGTAGgaagatgggggatggggtgttCAATCTCCAGAATATGATCAGTCACACTACTGAGAGTTTTTTGAAGGAAAACACACCCTTACTCCCTTTGGACACAGGTCAGCTGGTAAAGATGCTACTATATACAGAAGTGACTCGTTATCTGGACTTCAAGGTGGTAGAGGGCAGCTTTGTATACAAAGGGGGCAAGATCTACAAAGTGCCATCTACTGAGACTGAGGCCTTGGCTTCTAGTGAGTATGAGTCTCCTTAAGCAGAAGAATGGGGCTGGAGGGGACAAACTGTTTTCAGGACAGTTGGGCAAAAGGCTCCTCTTTGCATAAACCTAATCTTAGCTCCGTGTAGTCCTAGAGGCCCCTTGCTTTATAGTTTCTTTATTGGACAGTGCTACCAATCTTGGCAAGTTGCCAGAAAGGAAGTTCACAGAAGAGGATTCTTTTTTGTCAAAGGGCCTACTTGCCCTAAGTGGAGCTGGGAGGGTCTCTTCCTACAAATAGGAAAATTGAGACCAAGAAAGGTGGAGCAGTGTTGCATAAGAGAGTTCTGGTGGGAGCCAAGGCACCAATTTTCCTGGCCTGCTCTGTTAGAAAGAGGAGCTCTATGTCCGAGTAATGCAAATGATCTTTCAATACCTTTCTTTCAGATCTGATGGGCATGTTTGAAAAACGACGCTTCCGAAAATTTTTGGTGTTTGTGGCAAACTTTGATGAGAATGACCCCAAAACCTTTGAGGGTGTTGACCCGCAGACCACCATCATGCGTGATGTCTACCGGAAGTTTGACCTGGGCCAAGATGTCATTGATTTCACTGGCCATGCCCTGGCGCTCTACCGCACTGATGAGTGAGGGGAAAGCTGGCTGGTGATGGGAGCCCCTTGTCTGGCTCACACCCTCTCCACACCTGCCTATTGTACCTACTGCCCACCCTGCATGTCACTTGTACTCAGCTCCAGGCTCACCTGttccatttccatccctctcCATTTGACCCACATCTTTGCCAGGTCACAAAGGGTGGTGGGAAGGCTGGCTGGTGTCTTTGTAAATGAACAAGGGTGCTGCTATCAAAGCATATTCCCTGGTTCTTTTTCCGTAGTTACCTGGATCAGCCATGTCTTGAGACTATTAACCGCATCAAGTTGTACAGTGAGTCCCTGGCCCGGTATGGCAAGAGCCCATATTTGTACCCACTCTATGGCCTGGGCGAGCTGCCTCAGGGCTTTGCCAGGTGAGGATCTGTCTTTTTCAGCTAGCATTACTGGTAAGACAAGGCCAAGAATGGAAATTACCTTGAATATTTTTGTGGCATCTCCTACTTTCCCATCTAATTTTCATGTATATTACTGTATCCCTGGGTAATGGGGGCATAGCCCTAGTGCATTAAAGTGCAGAgtagaggttggagagatggctcagcagataagagcacttgtttacaccgaggacccaggttcaattccaataCCAATatacatggtagttcacaaccatctataattccagttttaGGGAATTCATAACCTCCATCTGGCCTTCataagcaccaggcatgcatgtggtgtacagataTACACGTAAACaaaacacacacgtgtgtatgtgtgtgtgtgtatatatataattttaaaagtaggtGGAAATACAAAGTAAAGAAGTAGGTCACCATGAGCATAGCTTCCCCCAGTTCTTGGTAGTACCAGGACTAAGTCTAGGACCCCGGAACCTTGAGTCTGGGCTTCCCTGGAGTTTGAATCTCTTACAGAGAGTTCTTTATTCTTGACTCCTGGGCTGTTTCTATGTGGAGCTACTTCTTCATGCTACCTTCTGTTGACCCTTTGCAGAACAATATGGACAGAaacaccagagaggaaggaatatGTCAGTATGGGCCCTAAGTTTATGGGAGGGACACCTGAAACAGTTGGAGTTAAACTCTGTCTACCTGTGTTCTCTACCCCACTGGTGGGGTGAGGAGGGTACAGTAGAATTGGTCCCCACATTTCTGAGAAGACTTCCCCATCATTTTTCTTACTACAGATTGAGTGCCATCTATGGGGGAACATACATGCTGAACAAACCAGTGGATGACATCATCATGGAGAATGGCAAGGTGGTGGGTGTAAAATCTGAGGGAGAGGTAAGCCTGCCCTGTGCATTTGTATTACCATGGTTTGGGTAAGATTTGGTCTTTTTCAGAGCTATGTTCTTAGGGAACCTTATTACTTGTGAGTTTGTTTCTGCTTAACCCTGAGAACCTTATAGCTAAAGCCTGGGTGGTCAATAAAACTCTACATAGTTATTCCTGTTGGCAAGAAATATCCTTCAAACTACAAGGTGTAGTGGCACACAACTGTattcctagtacttgggaggccaaggcagatgGATCTAAATTAATCAAGAAGTATCCTTCAGAAGTCACATACTTTGTAATCCTGAATGTATTCTTTTGGAAAGGGTgtcctgtatcccaggctggcctcaaatcgtGTATATAACTGAAGATGAACTTTTAATCCTTGTGCTTCCACCTTCTTGATGccgaattacaggtgtgtgtcaagATACCTGGTTTATGCATTGCTGAATCTAGCCGGGGCTTTATGCATGATAGCAAGCCTCTACCAACTGAGAGGTATGcctatcccccaacccccaactatCCTTCAGCCTTGGGGTGCTGAGTTTTCGGGCCAAACACTCTCAAGTAAAAACCCtggcaacagaaaaaaaagtttttgtgaTCATTGTGTTTCAGCAATAGGGTTATCTATCCCTGTATGTGAGGACTGATCTCTCTGAGCTTCAAGGAAAGGGTTATGTACTACATACAGGAGGGACAGTGTTGACAGCTCAG
It encodes the following:
- the Gdi1 gene encoding rab GDP dissociation inhibitor alpha, encoding MDEEYDVIVLGTGLTECILSGIMSVNGKKVLHMDRNPYYGGESSSITPLEELYKRFQLLEGPPESMGRGRDWNVDLIPKFLMANGQLVKMLLYTEVTRYLDFKVVEGSFVYKGGKIYKVPSTETEALASNLMGMFEKRRFRKFLVFVANFDENDPKTFEGVDPQTTIMRDVYRKFDLGQDVIDFTGHALALYRTDDYLDQPCLETINRIKLYSESLARYGKSPYLYPLYGLGELPQGFARLSAIYGGTYMLNKPVDDIIMENGKVVGVKSEGEVARCKQLICDPSYIPDRVRKAGQVIRIICILSHPIKNTNDANSCQIIIPQNQVNRKSDIYVCMISYAHNVAAQGKYIAIASTTVETAEPEKEVEPALELLEPIDQKFVAISDLYEPIDDGSESQVFCSCSYDATTHFETTCNDIKDIYKRMAGSAFDFENMKRKQNDVFGEADQ